The following proteins come from a genomic window of Flavobacterium crocinum:
- a CDS encoding WD40/YVTN/BNR-like repeat-containing protein, with translation MKKLVLFCGIFILLMSFGTFNYKTQVAYNSGFTSMTVDTLFKDRISIRAILIDKNKIWYGADNSRFGYYDLTKKEKFEEHIYRDTLNLEFRSIAQTSKDVFLLSVANPALLYSVSKKDNKVKLVYKEVNPKVFYDSMQFWNDKEGIAIGDPTEDTFSVIVTRDGGETWTKLLSDKLPTNSTGEAAFAASNTNIVIKGNDTWLVSGGKKARVFYSPDKAKTWKVVETPIVQGKEMTGIFTADFYDSKQGFIAGGDYELPNKKNDNKAFTKDGGKTWELIGQNMGFGYASCVQYVPGGNGREIICVGSEGIQYSQNGGENWMQLSTDNKLFTIRFVNRNTAIAAGHNKVVRLNFK, from the coding sequence ATGAAAAAACTCGTTTTATTTTGTGGTATTTTTATTTTATTGATGTCTTTTGGAACATTTAATTATAAAACTCAAGTTGCTTATAACAGCGGTTTTACATCAATGACTGTAGATACTTTATTTAAAGATAGAATTAGTATAAGGGCAATTTTAATAGACAAAAATAAAATTTGGTACGGTGCTGATAATTCCCGTTTTGGTTATTATGATTTGACTAAAAAAGAAAAATTTGAAGAGCACATTTATCGTGATACGTTAAATTTAGAATTTAGAAGTATCGCACAGACTTCTAAAGATGTTTTTTTGCTCAGTGTAGCAAATCCTGCATTACTTTATTCGGTTTCAAAAAAAGACAATAAAGTTAAATTAGTATACAAAGAAGTAAATCCGAAAGTTTTTTACGACAGTATGCAATTTTGGAATGATAAGGAAGGGATTGCAATTGGCGATCCTACTGAAGATACTTTTTCTGTCATTGTAACTCGTGACGGCGGAGAAACCTGGACAAAATTATTATCAGATAAATTACCTACTAATTCAACAGGCGAAGCTGCTTTTGCTGCTAGTAATACTAATATTGTTATCAAAGGAAATGATACATGGTTGGTTTCCGGCGGAAAAAAAGCGCGTGTTTTTTATTCTCCCGATAAAGCAAAAACATGGAAAGTGGTGGAAACTCCAATCGTTCAGGGAAAAGAAATGACAGGAATTTTTACAGCTGATTTTTACGATTCTAAACAAGGATTTATAGCAGGAGGTGATTATGAGCTTCCAAATAAAAAAAATGACAATAAAGCTTTTACTAAAGATGGTGGAAAAACCTGGGAATTAATTGGTCAGAATATGGGCTTTGGATATGCTTCTTGTGTGCAATATGTTCCGGGAGGAAACGGAAGAGAAATTATTTGTGTTGGTTCTGAGGGAATTCAATATTCTCAAAACGGTGGTGAAAACTGGATGCAGTTATCTACAGATAATAAGCTTTTTACAATTCGTTTTGTAAATAGGAATACAGCAATTGCTGCCGGACATAATAAAGTAGTTCGACTGAATTTTAAATAA
- a CDS encoding sensor of ECF-type sigma factor, giving the protein MKIKNILPLLLFLTSFSFFAQNGKIDEKREKIKAFKVSFLTTELELTSTEAEKFWPVYNAYDDKQFDLKHLKMKTYLRKLNDDNINNLSEKDAVTLLSQIESTDKELYVLREKYMASLKKILSAKKILKLKKSEDDFNRKLLQQYRDKAGKD; this is encoded by the coding sequence ATGAAAATAAAAAACATCTTACCTCTCCTGCTCTTTCTGACCAGTTTTTCCTTTTTTGCACAAAATGGAAAAATCGACGAAAAACGTGAAAAAATCAAAGCTTTTAAAGTTTCATTTTTAACTACAGAGCTAGAATTAACTTCAACAGAAGCCGAAAAATTCTGGCCCGTGTATAATGCTTACGACGACAAACAATTCGATCTAAAGCATTTAAAAATGAAGACTTATCTGAGAAAATTAAACGATGACAACATCAACAATCTTTCAGAAAAAGATGCTGTAACATTATTATCTCAAATAGAAAGCACTGATAAAGAATTGTATGTACTTCGTGAAAAATACATGGCGAGCTTGAAGAAAATATTATCAGCCAAAAAGATACTAAAACTTAAAAAATCGGAAGACGATTTTAATCGAAAATTACTTCAGCAATACAGAGACAAAGCTGGAAAAGATTAA